One stretch of Corallococcus soli DNA includes these proteins:
- the cmk gene encoding (d)CMP kinase, translating to MSPRPFIVAIDGPAGAGKSSVSKLLARRLGFALVDTGAIYRCVALMASREGIAFDDDAKLGELLGRVRIHFQVVGEENHVFLGGEDVSGEIRTPAISMGASQVSGRPVVRAGLLALQRRLALETQVGAILEGRDIGTVVFPDADAKFFLAADPEVRARRRFEELFQKGVDSSLEAVLTDQTQRDTADSGRAVAPLKAADDAVHVDSSSMPLSDVVRTLEQEIERRRTTGGG from the coding sequence GTGAGCCCGCGTCCGTTCATCGTCGCCATCGACGGGCCGGCCGGGGCGGGCAAGTCCTCCGTGTCCAAGCTGCTCGCGCGGCGGCTGGGGTTCGCGCTGGTGGACACCGGCGCCATCTACCGCTGCGTGGCGCTGATGGCCTCCCGCGAGGGCATCGCGTTCGACGACGACGCGAAGCTGGGCGAGCTGCTCGGGCGCGTGCGCATCCACTTCCAGGTGGTGGGCGAGGAGAACCACGTCTTCCTGGGGGGCGAGGACGTGTCCGGGGAGATCCGCACGCCGGCCATCTCCATGGGCGCCTCGCAGGTGTCGGGCCGGCCGGTGGTGCGCGCGGGGTTGCTCGCGCTTCAGCGGCGGTTGGCGCTGGAGACGCAGGTGGGCGCCATCCTGGAGGGGCGCGACATCGGCACGGTGGTGTTCCCGGACGCGGACGCGAAGTTCTTCCTCGCGGCGGACCCGGAGGTGCGCGCCCGCCGCCGCTTCGAGGAGCTGTTCCAGAAGGGCGTGGACAGCAGCCTGGAGGCCGTCCTCACGGATCAGACGCAGCGGGACACCGCCGACTCGGGCCGCGCCGTGGCGCCCCTGAAGGCCGCGGACGACGCGGTGCACGTGGACTCCAGCAGCATGCCCCTGTCCGACGTCGTGCGGACCCTGGAGCAGGAGATTGAACGCCGCCGGACCACGGGCGGCGGCTGA